The window GACCCCGCCGTGCTCTTCTCCACCCCTGAGGCCGTCGAGGCCAAGACGGACGAGGTCCTCGCAGCCGCCGCCGGCCTGGAGGGCCACGTCTTCAACCTGGGCCACGGCGTCCTCCCGACGACCGACCCCGACGCGCTGACCCGCCTGGTGGACTACGTCCACACCCGCACCGCGCGCTGAGCCCGCCGCCCCGTTCCGGGAACCCGGAACGGGGCGGCCCGGTAATGCCGTGGCGTACGGGGGGACCCCGTGGGCAGGGTGTGTGCATGAGCCATCAATCCGACCGGATCACCACGCCCATCACCCCGGACCTCCTGCGCGGGGCCCTGGACCTGGAGCGCACCGAGCACGGGCTGCTGCCGCACCGGCTGCCCGCCCGGGCCCGGGCCCAGTTCACCGAGGGCGACCTGTCCACGGTCGAGACGCAGCCCTCCGGCGTACGGCTGGCGTTCCGCACCCGGGCCACCGTCATCGAGCTGGACGCGCTCCGCACGAAGATGGCCTACGACGGGGCCCCGCCCCGGCCCGACGGGCTGTACGACCTGCTGATCGACGGCCTGCCGGCCGGGCAGGCCGGTGTCGGCGGCGGCAACGTCCTCCAGGTGGACATGGCCACCGGCGCCGTGCGCCCCCGGTCCGGCCCGCCCGGAACCGTACGGTTCGCCGGCCTCCCTGGCCGTGCCAAGGACGTCGAGATCTGGCTGCCGCACAACGAGACCACCCAGCTGATCGCCCTGCGCACGGACTCTCCCGTCGAGCCGCTGCCCGACACCGGCCGCCGCAGGTGGCTGCACCACGGCAGCTCGATCAGCCACGGCTCCGACGCCGCGAGCCCCAGCACCACCTGGCCCGCGCTGGCCGCCGCCCTCGGCGGTGTGGAGCTGACGAACCTGGGCCTGAGCGGCAACGCGCTGCTCGACCCGTTCACCGCCCGCGCCCTGCGCGACACCCCCGCGGACCTGATCAGCGTCAAGATCGGCATCAACCTCGTCAACCGCGACCTGATGCGCCTGCGCGCCTTCGGCCCCGCCGTGCACGGCTTCCTCGACACCGTGCGCGAGGGCCACCCCACCGTCCCGCTCCTGGTCGTCTCACCGATCCTGTGCCCCATGCACGAGGACACCCCCGGCCCCAGCGCACCGGATTTCGGCGAGCTCGCCGAGGGACGGCTGCGGTTCCGGGCCGCGGGCGACCCCGCCGAACGTGCCTTCGGCAAGCTGACCCTGAACGTCATCCGGGACGAGCTGGCCCGGATCGTGCGCCTGCGCGCCGCCGACGACCCGAACCTGCGCCTCCTCGACGGTCGCGCCCTCTACGGCGAGCCTGACGCGGCGGACCTGCCGCTGCCCGACGGACTCCACCCGGACGCGGCCGCGCACCGCCGCATGGGCGAAAGGTTCGCGGCCCTCGCCTTCGCCGCGGACGGCCCGTTCGCGGCGCAAGACACTCCCTAGACCGCCGAGCGGACCGCGGAGACCGCCTTGCGGGCCGCCACCAGGACCGGGTCCCAGACCGGGGAGAACGGCGGGGCGTAGCCCAGGTCCAGGGACACCACCTGGTCCACGGTCATGCCCGCCGTGAGGGCCACCGCCGCGATGTCCACCCGCTTCGCGGCGCCCGCGCCGCCGACGATCTGGACCCCGAGGAGGCGGCCCGTGCGGCGTTCCGCGATCATCTTCACCGTCATCTCCGCCGCGCCCGGGTAGTAGCCCGCCGTGTTGGTGGAGGTGATGGTGGCCGTCACGAACCGCAGGCCCGCCTCCAGCGCGTCCCGCTCGCGCAGCCCCGTACGGGCGATCTCCAGGTCGCAGACCTTGCTGACCGCGGTACCGACCACCCCGGGGAAGGTCGCGTAGCCGCCGCCCGCGCCCGAGCCGATGACCTGGCCGTGCTTGTTGGCGTGGGTGCCCAGCGGGATGTGCCGGGTGCGGCCCGCGACCAGGTCCAGGACCTCCACGCAGTCGCCGCCCGACCAGATGTTCTCGTGGCCCCGGACGCGCATCGACAGGTCCGTGAGGATGCCGCCCGAGGTGCCGAGCGGGAGGCCGGCCGCGCGGGCCAGCGCGGTGCGCGGCTCCACGCCGATGCCGAGGACGACCACGTCCGCCTCGTACTCCTCGCCCGCCGACGTGGCCACCGCACGGGCCCGGCCCTCCTCGTCGGTGAGGATCTTCGTCACCTCGGCGCGGGAGACCGTACGGATCCCCATGCGGTTCATCGCGCTGTGCACCAGGCCGCC is drawn from Streptomyces sp. NBC_01232 and contains these coding sequences:
- a CDS encoding GDSL-type esterase/lipase family protein, which produces MSHQSDRITTPITPDLLRGALDLERTEHGLLPHRLPARARAQFTEGDLSTVETQPSGVRLAFRTRATVIELDALRTKMAYDGAPPRPDGLYDLLIDGLPAGQAGVGGGNVLQVDMATGAVRPRSGPPGTVRFAGLPGRAKDVEIWLPHNETTQLIALRTDSPVEPLPDTGRRRWLHHGSSISHGSDAASPSTTWPALAAALGGVELTNLGLSGNALLDPFTARALRDTPADLISVKIGINLVNRDLMRLRAFGPAVHGFLDTVREGHPTVPLLVVSPILCPMHEDTPGPSAPDFGELAEGRLRFRAAGDPAERAFGKLTLNVIRDELARIVRLRAADDPNLRLLDGRALYGEPDAADLPLPDGLHPDAAAHRRMGERFAALAFAADGPFAAQDTP
- a CDS encoding FAD-dependent oxidoreductase; this translates as MATERLVVVGGDAAGMSAASQARRLKGPAELEIVAFERGRFSSYSACGIPYWVGGQVAGRDDLIARTPEEHRARDIDLRTRTEVVELDLPGSRVRARDLDTGSESWTGYDKLVLATGARPVRPRLPGIGAHGVHGIQSLDDGQRLMDTLRRTEGRRAVVVGAGYIGVEMAEALVARGFEVTVLHRGEQPMATLDPDMGGLVHSAMNRMGIRTVSRAEVTKILTDEEGRARAVATSAGEEYEADVVVLGIGVEPRTALARAAGLPLGTSGGILTDLSMRVRGHENIWSGGDCVEVLDLVAGRTRHIPLGTHANKHGQVIGSGAGGGYATFPGVVGTAVSKVCDLEIARTGLRERDALEAGLRFVTATITSTNTAGYYPGAAEMTVKMIAERRTGRLLGVQIVGGAGAAKRVDIAAVALTAGMTVDQVVSLDLGYAPPFSPVWDPVLVAARKAVSAVRSAV